In Sinorhizobium sojae CCBAU 05684, a single window of DNA contains:
- a CDS encoding complex I subunit 5 family protein yields MAEAALALAIALPLLASVLSLPLGRRAPHLLWPVVPGALAIAAVIAERVRNDGEVLHLLGGWPAPLGIVLRADGLAAAFLGLGAVVASGTGLFAVRYFAADEGSRRSFSFWPLFFGIWAAANGTFVGRDTFNLYVALELLTICAVAMVALEGRTANVAAGMRYLLYALLASLSYLIGVALLYGAYGTLDMAQLAAKVRPTPASHAAAAMVSVGLFAKTALFPFHAWLPPAHGGAPAPASALLSAIVVKASFYVLLRLWFDVMPPLATPQVTMLFGLLGTMAVLAGSLLALRQEELKQVVAYSTVAQTGYLFLVFPLAGAANEVQPWAASAWTGAVFQGLSHGLAKAAMFLAAGALILSAGSGRIDALAGLGRAAPVASFAFGLSAVSLMGLPPSGGFLAKYLMLTASLAGGRWWWGLVLVAGGLLTAAYFFRPLSRLMMERDEAAPAARRVHWSLEWIPLVLALCAVGLGLASIEPFRLAQVGSPVAAETGLQ; encoded by the coding sequence ATGGCTGAAGCCGCCCTCGCTCTCGCGATCGCACTGCCGCTTCTGGCATCCGTCCTCTCCCTGCCGCTGGGGCGCCGCGCGCCGCATCTTCTGTGGCCGGTCGTCCCAGGCGCCCTCGCGATCGCGGCAGTCATCGCGGAACGGGTGAGGAACGATGGGGAAGTGCTTCACCTGCTCGGAGGGTGGCCTGCGCCGCTCGGTATCGTGCTGCGCGCGGACGGACTCGCCGCCGCCTTCCTTGGCCTCGGTGCGGTTGTCGCGAGCGGAACGGGCTTGTTCGCGGTCCGCTACTTCGCAGCCGATGAGGGGTCGCGCCGGAGTTTCTCTTTCTGGCCGCTCTTTTTCGGCATCTGGGCAGCCGCCAACGGGACTTTCGTTGGACGCGACACCTTCAACCTTTACGTCGCGCTTGAATTGCTGACGATCTGCGCAGTGGCGATGGTGGCCCTCGAAGGGCGCACGGCGAACGTCGCCGCAGGCATGCGCTACCTGCTCTATGCCCTGTTGGCCTCGTTGTCCTATCTGATCGGCGTTGCCCTTCTCTACGGCGCCTACGGTACGCTCGACATGGCGCAACTGGCGGCGAAGGTGCGGCCGACACCGGCCTCGCACGCAGCGGCCGCCATGGTGAGCGTCGGCCTTTTTGCGAAAACGGCCTTGTTCCCGTTCCACGCTTGGCTGCCTCCCGCCCATGGGGGAGCGCCCGCTCCGGCGAGCGCCCTGCTTTCGGCTATCGTGGTGAAGGCCAGCTTCTATGTCCTGCTGCGGCTGTGGTTCGACGTGATGCCCCCGCTCGCGACCCCGCAGGTCACGATGCTGTTTGGCCTGCTCGGGACGATGGCCGTGCTCGCAGGTTCGCTCCTTGCGCTGCGGCAAGAGGAACTGAAGCAGGTCGTTGCCTATTCGACCGTCGCGCAGACCGGATATCTGTTCCTCGTCTTCCCGCTGGCGGGCGCGGCCAATGAAGTCCAGCCCTGGGCGGCGAGCGCATGGACCGGGGCCGTTTTCCAGGGGCTTTCCCACGGTCTTGCCAAGGCCGCCATGTTCCTTGCCGCCGGCGCGCTGATCCTTTCGGCCGGCAGTGGCCGGATTGATGCCCTGGCCGGGCTTGGCCGCGCCGCGCCGGTCGCGAGCTTCGCTTTCGGACTTTCGGCCGTGTCCCTCATGGGCCTGCCGCCGAGCGGCGGTTTCCTGGCGAAATATCTGATGCTGACGGCCTCCCTCGCGGGCGGGCGCTGGTGGTGGGGTCTGGTGCTGGTGGCGGGCGGGCTGCTGACGGCGGCCTATTTCTTCCGACCTCTCTCCAGGCTGATGATGGAGCGGGACGAAGCGGCGCCCGCGGCGCGCAGGGTTCACTGGAGCCTTGAATGGATACCGCTGGTGCTCGCCCTTTGCGCCGTCGGGCTGGGGCTTGCATCCA
- a CDS encoding monovalent cation/H+ antiporter complex subunit F: protein MDSFFQGAALIVLLNVAASAIRIFIGPSRADRMMGAQLVGTGGVAILILLSLAGARPAVLDVALLLALLAAFAAVAFVKSVSPGGAGDPEEEA, encoded by the coding sequence ATGGATAGTTTCTTCCAGGGCGCGGCGCTCATCGTGCTGCTGAATGTTGCCGCAAGCGCCATTCGAATATTCATCGGGCCGAGCCGGGCCGATCGCATGATGGGCGCGCAACTGGTCGGAACCGGCGGCGTCGCGATCCTTATCCTGCTCTCGCTTGCAGGTGCCCGGCCGGCGGTGCTGGATGTCGCGTTGCTCCTCGCCCTGTTGGCCGCATTCGCCGCCGTTGCGTTCGTCAAGAGCGTCAGTCCCGGAGGCGCCGGAGACCCGGAGGAGGAGGCATGA
- the mnhG gene encoding monovalent cation/H(+) antiporter subunit G, translated as MIADVASCLTVSFGLFFFLAGTVGLLRFPDVHSRLHALTKADNLGLGFIVIAAAFQAADVWTVFKLLAVWLFTVAAAATAAQLVARAALSACQTEEPNR; from the coding sequence ATGATTGCAGATGTCGCGTCGTGCCTGACGGTCTCTTTCGGGCTCTTCTTCTTTCTTGCAGGCACCGTCGGGCTGCTGCGATTTCCGGACGTCCATTCGCGCCTTCACGCCCTTACCAAGGCGGACAACCTCGGGCTCGGGTTCATCGTGATCGCCGCTGCATTCCAGGCGGCGGACGTCTGGACGGTCTTCAAGCTCCTTGCCGTCTGGCTTTTCACCGTTGCCGCTGCCGCTACTGCCGCGCAGCTCGTCGCTCGGGCCGCTCTTTCCGCATGCCAAACGGAAGAGCCGAACCGATGA
- a CDS encoding Na+/H+ antiporter subunit E: MSFLVFWIVIMGGDINALVPGLFAAGAAAWLGGRLAPANEPSLDLLEITALAPRFLRRSMAGGLDVAWRAFHPKLPLNPGWVVYRPHRLPPGVSRVVLGSEISLLPGTLVAGSKGDSLLIHCLDVRAAVVRQIVQEESEIAGAVRNG; the protein is encoded by the coding sequence GTGAGTTTCCTCGTGTTCTGGATCGTGATCATGGGTGGGGACATCAACGCACTCGTTCCGGGCCTCTTTGCCGCAGGCGCCGCCGCGTGGCTGGGCGGTCGCCTGGCCCCGGCAAATGAACCATCGCTTGATCTTCTTGAAATCACTGCCTTGGCCCCCCGCTTCCTCCGGCGCTCGATGGCCGGCGGCCTCGATGTGGCCTGGCGCGCGTTCCACCCGAAACTTCCGCTCAACCCGGGCTGGGTCGTCTACCGGCCCCACCGCCTGCCACCGGGCGTCTCGCGCGTCGTTCTCGGCAGCGAGATCAGCCTGTTGCCGGGGACCCTGGTTGCGGGCTCCAAGGGAGATTCGCTTCTGATACACTGCCTCGACGTGCGCGCAGCAGTCGTGCGCCAGATCGTGCAGGAAGAGAGCGAAATTGCGGGAGCGGTGAGGAATGGATAG
- a CDS encoding hydrogenase subunit MbhD domain-containing protein produces MNVSAAFDIVLCLLVLAVAGGAVLARDLFAGVALYIVFGLLLTVGWVRLEAVDVALVEAAIGAGLTSVILLGALPHSPAQSSFPLKIRPLALVSCLAVGAGLCWIVIGLAEPTSGLRPAVEAQLAHSGASNAVTAVLLNFRGYDTLLEVAVLLLALVGVWSSSRDDRWGGRPGPRQHVRPGGVLANFGRLIPPFGIVIGIYLVWVGTTAPGGAFQAATVLAAVWLLAMMAAITDPPRLASGALRWLVAAGPLLFILAGLFGLMEGAFLTYQPGTAKMMIVTVELALTVSIAATLALLVLGPARHGS; encoded by the coding sequence ATGAATGTCAGCGCCGCTTTCGACATCGTCCTTTGCCTGCTCGTCCTCGCCGTGGCCGGGGGGGCAGTGCTCGCCAGGGATCTCTTCGCCGGCGTCGCGCTCTATATCGTTTTCGGCCTGTTGCTTACGGTGGGATGGGTCCGGCTCGAAGCCGTCGATGTCGCCCTGGTCGAGGCGGCGATCGGCGCCGGTTTGACAAGCGTCATCCTTCTCGGCGCGCTTCCTCATTCGCCCGCCCAATCTTCTTTCCCGCTGAAGATCCGGCCGCTCGCGCTTGTTTCGTGTCTTGCGGTTGGCGCCGGCCTCTGCTGGATCGTGATCGGCCTTGCGGAGCCGACCAGCGGACTACGTCCGGCCGTCGAGGCGCAACTCGCGCATTCCGGAGCATCAAACGCGGTCACGGCAGTGCTCCTCAATTTTCGTGGCTACGACACGCTCCTCGAGGTCGCGGTGCTGCTGTTGGCGCTCGTGGGAGTCTGGTCGTCTTCACGGGACGACAGGTGGGGCGGGAGGCCAGGCCCGCGCCAGCACGTCCGCCCAGGCGGCGTCCTCGCGAATTTCGGCCGCCTCATCCCGCCTTTTGGAATAGTCATCGGCATATATCTGGTCTGGGTCGGGACGACTGCCCCGGGCGGGGCCTTCCAGGCTGCAACGGTGCTCGCGGCGGTATGGTTGCTGGCGATGATGGCCGCAATCACGGATCCGCCGCGACTGGCGAGCGGTGCACTTCGTTGGCTGGTCGCGGCCGGGCCTTTGCTCTTCATCCTTGCGGGGCTCTTCGGGTTGATGGAGGGCGCCTTCCTCACCTATCAGCCGGGTACAGCGAAGATGATGATCGTCACGGTCGAACTTGCGCTCACAGTGTCCATCGCCGCAACGCTAGCGCTCCTTGTGCTTGGCCCCGCGAGGCACGGATCGTGA
- a CDS encoding NADH-quinone oxidoreductase subunit K, with protein sequence MLIAIGFYGFLAQRHFLRQILSFNVAGSGVFLLFGALSARAPEHASDPVPQAMIITGIVVALSATALALALLRRLRDGARSLPDAGDEDG encoded by the coding sequence ATGCTGATCGCGATCGGCTTTTACGGTTTCTTGGCGCAGCGGCATTTTCTGAGACAGATCCTGTCCTTCAATGTCGCGGGCAGCGGCGTGTTTCTTCTCTTCGGAGCGTTGTCCGCCCGGGCCCCTGAACATGCTTCCGACCCCGTGCCGCAGGCAATGATCATCACCGGCATAGTCGTCGCGCTTTCCGCCACCGCGCTTGCCCTGGCACTGCTGCGCCGTCTTCGGGACGGCGCGCGGTCCCTTCCCGATGCCGGGGACGAGGATGGCTGA